Proteins from a single region of Dysosmobacter acutus:
- a CDS encoding Gx transporter family protein, with the protein MRTKKLAEPALLATIALTIFMVELRIPNPIPIPGVKLGLANIVTVYAVYRYRPGDVLLLVLTRIILGAIFGGNLMALLYSLSGGLLCLCGMIPLRHVIPAQMLWAASVLGAVLHNVGQILAAFAVTGTSGIFIYFPFLLVSGCCTGLFTGLCAQFLVKRVFPAAQPVGTYPQSI; encoded by the coding sequence ATGAGAACAAAAAAATTAGCGGAACCTGCGCTTCTGGCCACCATTGCGCTTACGATATTTATGGTGGAGCTGCGTATTCCCAATCCCATCCCCATTCCCGGCGTTAAGCTGGGACTTGCTAATATCGTGACCGTCTATGCAGTCTACCGCTACCGGCCAGGAGATGTGCTGCTATTGGTACTCACGCGAATCATTCTGGGAGCGATATTCGGAGGAAATCTCATGGCGCTGCTGTATAGTTTATCCGGAGGGCTGCTCTGCCTGTGCGGCATGATCCCACTCCGCCATGTGATCCCAGCGCAAATGCTGTGGGCCGCCAGTGTGCTCGGCGCTGTACTTCACAATGTGGGGCAGATCTTGGCCGCCTTTGCTGTAACAGGCACCAGCGGAATTTTCATCTACTTTCCATTCCTGTTGGTTTCCGGCTGCTGTACCGGCCTGTTCACCGGCCTTTGCGCGCAGTTCCTTGTAAAACGAGTATTTCCCGCAGCACAGCCTGTCGGAACGTATCCCCAAAGCATTTAG
- a CDS encoding aldo/keto reductase: MDYRKLPHGGEQISILGLGTSSIGMAGEKDIRATVEMALENGVNFFDMASADAAPFPVYGEAMKGCRDKAYFQIHFGADYHTGQYGWTTKLDTIKKSIDWQLSALKTDYIDFGFLHCIDEEADLDRVLDSGVLDYIQKLQAEGTVRYIGLSSHTPRLAHRVLDLGAIDLLMFSINPGYDYRHGEYAIGQPDERMALYRRCEAEGVGISVMKAFSGGQLLDAKTSPFGKALTEYQCIQYALDKPGVLTVLPGVRDRADLQRILGFLNASSEKRDYAVLGSFTPTDTVGTCVYCNHCQPCPAGLDIGLINKYYDLARAGDALAAGHYGKLEKTAGDCISCSHCDRRCPFQVKQVQLMQEIQAYFGK, from the coding sequence ATGGACTATCGCAAACTGCCCCACGGCGGGGAGCAGATCAGCATTCTTGGCCTTGGCACCAGTTCCATCGGCATGGCCGGGGAAAAGGATATCCGCGCCACGGTGGAGATGGCGCTGGAGAACGGGGTCAATTTCTTTGACATGGCTTCGGCGGATGCCGCTCCATTTCCGGTTTATGGCGAGGCCATGAAAGGCTGCCGGGACAAGGCCTACTTTCAGATCCACTTTGGCGCCGACTACCACACCGGCCAGTACGGCTGGACCACCAAACTGGACACCATTAAAAAATCCATTGACTGGCAGCTCTCCGCCCTGAAAACTGACTATATCGACTTTGGATTTCTCCACTGCATTGACGAGGAAGCCGATCTGGACCGAGTGCTGGACAGCGGCGTTTTGGACTACATTCAGAAATTGCAGGCTGAGGGAACGGTGCGGTATATCGGTCTCAGTTCCCACACACCCAGGCTGGCCCACCGGGTACTGGATCTGGGGGCCATCGACCTGCTGATGTTCAGCATCAACCCTGGCTATGATTACCGCCACGGCGAATATGCCATCGGCCAGCCGGACGAACGGATGGCCCTTTACCGCCGCTGCGAGGCGGAGGGCGTGGGGATCTCTGTGATGAAGGCGTTCAGCGGCGGACAGCTGCTGGATGCAAAGACCTCTCCCTTCGGCAAAGCCCTGACGGAATACCAGTGCATCCAGTACGCGCTGGACAAGCCCGGTGTGCTGACGGTACTTCCCGGCGTGCGGGACCGGGCCGACCTGCAGCGAATCCTGGGGTTCCTGAACGCATCGTCCGAGAAGCGGGATTATGCGGTCTTGGGGAGCTTTACTCCTACGGACACCGTCGGCACCTGTGTCTACTGCAATCACTGCCAGCCCTGTCCGGCCGGTCTGGATATTGGCCTTATCAATAAATACTACGACCTGGCCCGGGCCGGGGATGCGTTGGCTGCCGGTCACTACGGCAAACTGGAGAAAACAGCGGGCGACTGCATCTCCTGTAGCCACTGTGACCGTCGCTGTCCCTTCCAAGTGAAGCAGGTCCAGCTGATGCAGGAGATCCAAGCCTACTTCGGCAAATAA
- a CDS encoding flavodoxin produces MKKIMRRAACGVLATAMLWFLSACGNETEPVQTPEAPLSTPQDTVQLPPQTADTTVYHDQQKILIAYFSLWENAPWDEDTDANTSASVVVDGDSAVGTTAYVARMIQEAAGGDLHPIVAAEPYPADFQAVVDTNHSESSREISDTVENMDQYDTVFIGYPVWATTLPQAVRTFLTSYDFSGKTVIPFCTHDGYGAGRSFSNVAELAAGSTPRDGLVLAATEAPEAREAVESWLDELGLNSTTPAEETAIRITVEGQSLESILYDSPMAAEFLAQLPQTITMSNYGGREVYGGIDIAITPVEEGQYRFDNGDITYCPANNTAAIFYAQTDRPNLTMEVYPIGRVTSDLRIFPDLPSRVDITFER; encoded by the coding sequence ATGAAAAAAATTATGCGCCGGGCCGCTTGCGGGGTCTTGGCCACAGCGATGCTTTGGTTTCTGTCTGCCTGCGGAAACGAGACGGAGCCTGTTCAAACACCGGAGGCACCCCTATCTACGCCCCAGGATACGGTCCAGCTTCCACCGCAGACGGCGGATACGACCGTTTATCATGACCAGCAGAAAATCCTGATTGCCTATTTCTCCCTCTGGGAGAACGCACCTTGGGATGAGGACACCGACGCCAATACCTCTGCCAGCGTGGTGGTAGATGGAGACAGTGCGGTGGGTACCACCGCCTATGTGGCACGGATGATCCAAGAAGCCGCAGGCGGCGACCTCCACCCCATCGTGGCGGCGGAGCCGTACCCCGCTGATTTTCAGGCGGTGGTGGACACCAACCACAGCGAGAGCAGTCGGGAGATCTCGGATACGGTGGAAAACATGGACCAGTACGATACAGTTTTCATCGGCTATCCGGTTTGGGCCACGACGCTGCCCCAGGCGGTGCGGACTTTCCTGACCTCTTACGACTTTTCCGGCAAAACGGTGATCCCTTTCTGTACCCACGATGGCTACGGGGCGGGCAGGAGCTTTTCCAACGTGGCGGAGCTGGCCGCCGGCAGCACCCCGCGGGACGGCCTTGTTCTGGCGGCGACTGAGGCGCCGGAGGCACGGGAAGCGGTGGAATCCTGGCTGGATGAACTGGGGCTGAATAGCACGACGCCCGCAGAGGAGACCGCCATCCGCATCACGGTGGAGGGCCAAAGCCTGGAGAGCATCTTGTACGACAGCCCCATGGCGGCGGAGTTCCTGGCCCAGCTGCCCCAGACCATCACCATGAGCAATTACGGCGGCCGGGAGGTCTACGGTGGCATCGACATCGCCATCACGCCAGTGGAGGAAGGGCAGTACCGCTTTGACAACGGCGACATCACCTACTGTCCCGCCAACAACACCGCCGCCATCTTCTACGCCCAGACCGACCGACCCAACCTGACCATGGAGGTCTATCCCATTGGCCGGGTTACCTCTGATCTGAGGATCTTCCCTGATCTGCCCAGCCGGGTCGACATCACCTTCGAGCGCTGA
- a CDS encoding NusG domain II-containing protein: MKKSVVLGVLCAVILAVGIIGCIWITHTPKGEWVEIIQDGVTLYTIDLSHADDQTIELDNVDGINRIQIENGTIYMAYADCPDQTCVNMGVLTKNGLPIVCLPHRLVIQYQNRATDGATG, encoded by the coding sequence ATGAAAAAGAGTGTCGTATTGGGAGTCCTGTGCGCCGTCATTTTAGCCGTCGGGATCATTGGCTGTATCTGGATCACACACACGCCCAAAGGCGAATGGGTGGAGATCATTCAGGATGGTGTGACATTGTATACCATAGACCTGTCCCATGCGGATGACCAAACCATTGAGCTGGACAACGTTGATGGCATCAACCGCATCCAGATCGAAAATGGGACCATCTACATGGCGTATGCGGATTGCCCCGATCAAACCTGTGTTAATATGGGTGTTCTCACAAAAAACGGGCTACCCATCGTCTGCCTGCCCCACAGGCTGGTGATCCAGTATCAGAACAGAGCAACAGACGGGGCTACCGGCTAA
- a CDS encoding MATE family efflux transporter translates to MYSKQDLKHLLIPLVIEQTLVVLVGMVDTVVVSTAGEAAVSGVALVDMVNYLIITVMAALTTGGSVICAQYFGSGQRDRAAFSAGQLMAASAIFSTAIMFLCLTLRTAILHLFFGVVEPDVVSAARAYFLVTACSFPFLGIYDAASALYRVMGRTTVTMYVSLLMNAVNIVGDLLGVYIWKAGVLGVAVPTLVSRAMAALVMTSLAFRPGKEISLCWSSILSWDRDTVGRILSIAVPSGVENGLFALGKVLVVSIVSHFGTVQIAANGVANSISQIAVMVVGAVNIAVISVVGRCMGAGEHEQAEQYTRQLMKVSYISLAVLGTLVCALLPVILPLYQLEPETLRLAAVLIVLHNVLALLLHPTSFNLPNSLRAAGDARFTMEVGVCSMVVFRLGSAMLLGVALHLGVLGVWLAMGLDWLARSVAFALRYRSKTWATIQTI, encoded by the coding sequence ATGTATTCCAAGCAAGACCTGAAACATTTACTGATCCCGCTGGTCATTGAGCAGACCTTGGTGGTCCTGGTGGGCATGGTGGATACGGTGGTGGTATCCACCGCCGGGGAGGCCGCCGTGTCCGGCGTGGCTCTGGTGGACATGGTCAACTACCTGATCATCACCGTTATGGCAGCCCTCACCACCGGCGGCTCAGTGATCTGCGCCCAGTATTTCGGCAGCGGCCAAAGGGACCGGGCGGCCTTTTCCGCCGGACAGCTGATGGCGGCATCCGCCATCTTCTCCACTGCCATCATGTTCCTGTGTTTAACCTTGCGTACAGCCATCCTACACCTGTTTTTCGGCGTGGTGGAGCCGGATGTGGTGAGCGCCGCCCGGGCCTACTTTCTGGTGACTGCTTGCTCCTTCCCCTTTCTGGGGATCTATGACGCCGCCTCCGCCCTGTACCGGGTGATGGGCCGCACCACGGTGACGATGTATGTGTCCCTACTGATGAATGCCGTTAACATCGTGGGGGACCTGCTCGGGGTCTATATTTGGAAGGCCGGCGTGCTGGGGGTGGCGGTGCCCACCCTGGTCTCCCGGGCTATGGCCGCGCTGGTAATGACATCGCTGGCCTTTCGGCCCGGAAAGGAGATTAGCCTGTGCTGGTCCAGCATCCTCAGCTGGGACCGGGACACCGTAGGGCGCATTCTGTCCATCGCGGTGCCCAGCGGTGTGGAAAACGGCCTGTTCGCCCTGGGGAAAGTGCTGGTGGTCAGCATCGTGTCCCATTTCGGCACCGTCCAGATCGCCGCCAACGGCGTGGCCAACAGCATCAGCCAGATCGCCGTCATGGTGGTGGGCGCGGTGAATATCGCCGTGATCTCCGTGGTGGGCCGCTGCATGGGCGCGGGGGAGCATGAACAGGCGGAGCAATACACAAGACAGTTGATGAAGGTGTCCTACATTTCTCTGGCCGTTCTGGGCACGCTGGTCTGCGCCCTTCTGCCGGTCATTCTGCCTCTCTACCAGCTGGAGCCGGAGACACTGCGGCTGGCCGCCGTGCTGATCGTGCTGCACAATGTGCTGGCCCTCCTGCTCCATCCCACCTCCTTCAACCTGCCCAACAGCCTCCGGGCGGCGGGAGACGCCCGCTTTACCATGGAGGTGGGAGTCTGCTCCATGGTGGTATTCCGGCTGGGCTCCGCCATGCTGCTGGGTGTGGCTTTGCACCTGGGGGTGCTGGGGGTGTGGCTGGCTATGGGGCTGGACTGGCTGGCCCGGTCGGTGGCCTTTGCCCTGCGGTATCGAAGTAAAACATGGGCGACCATTCAGACGATTTGA
- a CDS encoding dihydrofolate reductase family protein — protein sequence MNRPYTICYMMTSVDGRIDCDMVGRLAGVEDYYPLLDKLGLQSAVSGKRTAQLELAEPGAFAPRNSAPLGKDVVSKKTDSSSGYTIVVDTKGTLLWKHDSQYAQPHILITSQQVSQEYLSYLDEKNISYIVAGDAKIDLAAASDVLKETFGIERMGVVGGPAINTAFLDAGLLDEVIVLSGAGIDGRASFPPVFHREGEGPSEPTPLKLIEAKTYDSGAVFIRYRIK from the coding sequence ATGAACAGACCATACACCATTTGCTACATGATGACCTCCGTGGATGGGCGGATCGACTGCGACATGGTGGGCCGCCTTGCTGGTGTGGAGGACTATTACCCTCTGTTAGATAAGCTGGGCCTGCAGTCAGCGGTCAGCGGAAAAAGGACCGCCCAGCTGGAATTGGCGGAGCCTGGTGCTTTTGCGCCTCGGAACAGCGCGCCCCTGGGAAAAGATGTTGTTTCCAAGAAAACCGACAGCAGCAGCGGCTACACCATCGTTGTGGACACCAAAGGCACTCTGCTTTGGAAACACGACAGTCAATATGCCCAGCCCCATATCCTGATCACCTCCCAGCAGGTCAGCCAGGAGTATTTAAGCTATCTCGACGAGAAGAACATCTCCTACATCGTGGCAGGCGATGCCAAAATCGACTTGGCCGCGGCCTCTGATGTATTAAAAGAAACCTTTGGGATCGAGCGGATGGGTGTTGTAGGCGGCCCGGCGATCAATACGGCGTTCTTGGATGCGGGACTGCTGGACGAGGTCATCGTATTGAGCGGAGCCGGCATTGACGGCCGGGCATCCTTCCCGCCTGTCTTCCATCGGGAGGGCGAAGGCCCCAGCGAGCCGACGCCCCTGAAACTGATTGAGGCAAAGACTTACGACTCCGGCGCGGTTTTCATCCGGTACCGGATCAAATAA
- a CDS encoding flavodoxin has product MSNILVAYFSASGVTARAANALAEAADADLYEILPAVPYTDADLDWTNKKSRSSVEMNDPTARPALAGELPDLTWYDTIFLGFPIWWYTAPSIIKTFLEAGDFSGKKIALFATSGGSGLGHTDRDLQSVCPGAVIQNGKLLNGSQDVESLASWAKRT; this is encoded by the coding sequence ATGTCCAACATATTAGTCGCATACTTCTCCGCCAGCGGTGTCACCGCAAGGGCGGCAAACGCACTTGCAGAGGCGGCGGATGCCGACCTCTATGAGATTCTTCCCGCCGTCCCCTATACGGACGCGGATTTGGACTGGACCAACAAGAAGAGCCGTTCCAGCGTGGAGATGAATGATCCTACCGCCCGGCCCGCTCTGGCCGGCGAGCTGCCCGACCTCACATGGTACGACACCATTTTTCTCGGTTTTCCCATCTGGTGGTACACCGCTCCCAGCATCATCAAGACCTTCTTGGAGGCCGGTGACTTCTCCGGCAAGAAAATCGCCTTGTTCGCCACCAGCGGAGGCAGCGGGCTGGGCCATACGGACCGCGACCTGCAATCGGTCTGCCCCGGCGCTGTCATCCAAAACGGGAAGCTGCTGAATGGCAGCCAGGATGTAGAATCCTTGGCCAGTTGGGCGAAGAGGACTTGA
- a CDS encoding flavodoxin: MRNLKRMLSVLLCAVLSLSLAVPAFAAVEDTGFSDVAANDWYAEAAVYCRDNGVMNGTSATTFDPGTTMSRAMLATVLYRAAGSPAVSGGATFTDVPAGAYYADAAAWASANGIVSGYGNGLFGAGDPVTREQIATILWRYDGSEEVSASASFTDSTSIHSYATAAVNWAVANGIVTGMTDGRFTPTASATRAQVAVMLHRYLTRDTQETPEQPDVTPEEPAETGKVLVAYFSATGNTENIAQHLETILDADLYEIVPQEPYTSADLNYGNSSSRTSIEMNDPSARPAISGSMSNMEDYDVIFLGYPIWWGEAPRIISTFLESYDLSGKTIVPFCTSASSGIGSSATNLHSLADDANWLSGQRFSGSASQSSVESWVNGLGL; encoded by the coding sequence ATGAGAAACCTGAAACGAATGCTATCTGTCCTGCTCTGCGCGGTGTTGTCCCTGTCCCTTGCCGTCCCCGCCTTTGCTGCGGTGGAGGATACCGGTTTTTCCGATGTGGCCGCCAACGATTGGTACGCCGAAGCCGCCGTCTACTGCCGGGACAACGGCGTGATGAACGGCACCTCCGCCACTACCTTCGACCCTGGCACCACCATGAGCCGGGCCATGCTGGCAACTGTCCTCTACCGGGCGGCGGGCAGCCCTGCTGTCAGCGGCGGCGCAACTTTCACCGATGTCCCCGCAGGGGCCTACTACGCCGATGCGGCGGCCTGGGCTTCGGCCAATGGCATCGTCTCCGGCTACGGCAACGGCCTGTTTGGGGCGGGCGACCCGGTGACCCGGGAGCAGATTGCCACCATATTGTGGCGCTATGACGGCAGCGAGGAAGTATCCGCCTCTGCCAGCTTCACCGATAGTACCAGCATCCACTCCTATGCCACCGCCGCCGTCAACTGGGCGGTTGCAAACGGCATCGTCACCGGTATGACCGACGGCCGCTTCACCCCTACCGCCAGCGCCACCCGGGCCCAGGTGGCCGTGATGCTCCACCGCTATCTGACCCGCGATACCCAGGAGACTCCCGAACAGCCCGATGTCACGCCGGAGGAACCCGCCGAGACTGGAAAAGTGCTGGTGGCCTACTTCTCCGCCACCGGAAACACGGAGAACATTGCCCAGCATTTGGAAACCATCTTGGATGCTGACCTCTATGAGATCGTCCCCCAGGAGCCCTATACCTCCGCCGACCTGAATTACGGCAATTCCTCCAGCCGCACCAGCATTGAGATGAATGACCCGTCCGCCCGCCCCGCCATTTCCGGAAGTATGAGCAATATGGAGGACTATGATGTCATCTTCCTGGGCTATCCCATCTGGTGGGGGGAGGCTCCCCGGATCATCTCTACCTTCCTGGAGAGCTATGATCTCAGCGGCAAAACCATCGTTCCGTTCTGTACCTCCGCCAGCAGCGGCATCGGTTCCAGCGCCACCAACCTCCACAGCTTGGCCGATGATGCAAACTGGCTCTCCGGCCAGCGGTTCAGCGGCAGTGCCTCCCAGTCTTCTGTGGAGAGCTGGGTGAACGGTCTGGGGCTGTAA
- a CDS encoding LysR family transcriptional regulator produces the protein MDLRLLEYFLAVARAGNITKAAEQLHVTQPTISRQLMDLEEVMGTPLLCRGKRQVTLTDAGVLFQQRAEEIVTLMEKTQQDLADQNDLVGGTVAVGCVESSASRMLPEVLKNFAAQHPRVQYQLYSADGDDIREKLDRGELDFGILLEPIEAAKYDYLRLPYWETWGLLMRSDDPLAEKAAMTVEDILPLPLILPRREIVQDNIAGWFGVERSQLHIFAGHNLINNGALLVEAGLGYAFCVGGCFAIRQTEGLKFVPLTPERTTGHVLAWKKNRVFHPAAHHFREFIEQEKACVDPQIQSNLS, from the coding sequence ATGGATCTCAGGCTGTTGGAATACTTTTTAGCGGTGGCCCGGGCGGGCAACATCACCAAGGCGGCGGAGCAACTCCACGTCACCCAGCCTACCATCAGCCGCCAGCTGATGGACCTGGAGGAGGTGATGGGAACTCCCCTGCTCTGCCGGGGCAAGCGGCAGGTGACATTGACCGATGCCGGGGTGCTGTTCCAGCAGCGGGCGGAGGAGATCGTAACGCTGATGGAAAAAACCCAGCAGGACCTGGCGGACCAGAACGATCTGGTGGGCGGCACGGTGGCCGTTGGCTGCGTGGAATCCAGCGCCTCCAGGATGCTGCCAGAGGTGCTGAAGAACTTCGCCGCCCAGCATCCCAGGGTCCAGTACCAGCTGTACAGCGCCGACGGGGACGACATCCGGGAGAAGCTGGACCGGGGGGAGCTGGACTTCGGCATCCTGCTGGAGCCCATCGAGGCCGCCAAGTACGACTACCTCCGCCTGCCCTACTGGGAGACCTGGGGGCTCCTTATGCGCAGCGATGATCCCCTGGCCGAAAAGGCGGCGATGACGGTGGAGGACATCCTGCCTCTGCCCCTGATCCTGCCCCGGCGGGAGATCGTGCAGGACAACATCGCAGGGTGGTTCGGCGTGGAGCGCAGCCAGCTGCACATCTTTGCCGGCCACAATCTCATCAACAACGGCGCACTGCTGGTGGAGGCCGGGCTGGGCTATGCCTTCTGCGTAGGCGGGTGCTTTGCGATCCGGCAGACGGAGGGATTGAAGTTCGTCCCCCTCACGCCGGAGCGGACCACCGGCCATGTGCTGGCCTGGAAGAAAAACCGGGTGTTCCACCCTGCCGCCCACCACTTCCGGGAGTTTATAGAGCAAGAAAAAGCCTGTGTCGATCCGCAAATTCAATCAAACTTATCGTGA
- a CDS encoding TIGR04076 family protein yields MKKVRITVLKTTFDEELSREYGASGLTACPMLKEGQTFYADYAKPEGFCDEAWKAIYQYVFALAHGAGNDVFYYDDWIRIPGVAICSCNDGLRPVIFKLESTETESALDYMPVR; encoded by the coding sequence ATGAAAAAAGTCAGAATCACAGTCCTCAAAACCACCTTCGATGAGGAGTTGTCACGGGAATATGGCGCGTCGGGCCTGACTGCCTGCCCTATGCTGAAAGAGGGCCAGACATTTTACGCTGATTATGCCAAACCAGAGGGGTTTTGCGATGAGGCGTGGAAAGCGATCTACCAGTATGTTTTCGCGCTGGCCCACGGCGCGGGGAATGATGTGTTTTATTATGACGATTGGATCCGGATTCCCGGCGTTGCCATTTGCAGCTGCAATGACGGGCTGCGCCCTGTCATCTTCAAATTGGAATCGACCGAAACGGAGTCCGCTCTGGACTATATGCCTGTGCGGTAA
- a CDS encoding iron-containing alcohol dehydrogenase — protein sequence MSYMMYAPTRVLFGAGQLNHLHEHAMPGRKALLVISSGKSVRENGALERTQSELSAAGVQSVLFDQVQANPLKSTIMAGAEAARNNDCDFVVALGGGSVMDAAKIIAMMAPNEGDLWDFVSGGTGKGQIPPNAPLPVVCITTTAGTGSEVDQWGVVNNEETREKIGCGGLDSLFPVLAVVDPELMASVPPRYTAYQGFDALFHSTEVYVGKMANLMSDMVALTAIENVGRYLERAVKDGGDLEARQHMAFANTMSGYSMVTGCCTSEHSLEHAMSAYHPQLPHGAGLIMISLAYYQHFVDAGCCPYRFVRMARALGMEEAKKPQDFITALKLLQEKCGVAGLKMSDYGFTPEEFAGIAQNAQETMGGLFFADPCDLPQDDCVKILEKSYR from the coding sequence ATGAGTTATATGATGTACGCCCCTACCCGCGTTTTGTTCGGGGCGGGCCAGCTGAACCATCTTCATGAGCATGCCATGCCCGGCCGCAAGGCCCTGCTGGTCATCTCCAGCGGGAAGTCCGTCCGGGAGAACGGGGCGCTGGAGCGCACCCAGAGCGAGCTGTCCGCCGCCGGGGTCCAGTCTGTGCTCTTCGATCAGGTGCAGGCCAATCCCCTGAAGTCCACCATCATGGCCGGGGCGGAGGCGGCCCGGAACAACGACTGTGACTTTGTGGTGGCCCTGGGGGGCGGCAGTGTGATGGACGCCGCCAAGATCATCGCCATGATGGCCCCCAACGAAGGCGATTTGTGGGACTTTGTCAGCGGCGGCACCGGAAAGGGGCAGATCCCGCCCAACGCGCCCCTTCCGGTGGTCTGCATTACCACCACCGCCGGAACCGGCAGCGAGGTGGACCAGTGGGGGGTGGTGAACAACGAGGAGACCCGGGAGAAGATCGGCTGCGGCGGCCTGGATAGCCTGTTCCCCGTGCTGGCTGTGGTGGACCCGGAGCTGATGGCCTCTGTGCCGCCCCGGTACACCGCCTATCAAGGCTTTGATGCCCTGTTCCACTCCACCGAGGTCTATGTGGGCAAAATGGCCAACCTGATGAGCGACATGGTGGCTCTCACCGCCATAGAAAACGTGGGCCGCTATCTGGAGCGGGCGGTAAAGGACGGCGGAGACCTGGAGGCCCGGCAACACATGGCCTTTGCCAACACCATGTCCGGCTACTCCATGGTCACCGGCTGCTGCACCAGCGAGCACTCTCTGGAACACGCCATGAGCGCCTACCATCCCCAGCTGCCCCACGGGGCGGGCCTCATCATGATCTCCCTGGCCTATTACCAGCATTTTGTGGACGCTGGCTGCTGCCCGTACCGGTTTGTCCGCATGGCCCGGGCCCTGGGCATGGAGGAAGCGAAAAAGCCCCAGGACTTCATCACCGCTCTGAAACTACTCCAGGAGAAGTGCGGTGTGGCCGGCCTGAAGATGTCCGACTACGGCTTCACCCCGGAGGAGTTCGCCGGCATCGCCCAAAACGCCCAGGAGACCATGGGCGGGCTGTTTTTCGCCGATCCCTGTGACCTGCCCCAGGACGACTGCGTCAAAATTTTGGAGAAGTCCTACCGCTGA
- a CDS encoding FAD:protein FMN transferase has protein sequence MNTYVTMEATGADAGETLEQAEALVHQLEARLSVTDENSELYAVNHSGGQPVEISADTESLLTFALDMAKQTDGALDPTIYPVLTAWGFTTGERQVPAQEQLDELLPLVDHENVLISDGAVTLPAGMALDLGAVTKGYTGDRVAELLRQRGIRSALISLGGNVQVVGGKPDGTSWRVGVRDPFSEGNLGVLSLRDEAAVTSGGYQNYFYGEDGRVYWHILDPKTGCPARSGLASVTVVASRGALCDALSTVLFVMGLEDGLDYWRASRAFEAVFVTEEWQIYLTSGLADRFAANTDMAAEIVEP, from the coding sequence ATGAACACTTACGTCACCATGGAGGCCACCGGAGCGGACGCTGGGGAGACCCTGGAGCAGGCGGAAGCGCTGGTGCATCAACTGGAAGCCCGGCTGTCCGTGACAGATGAGAACAGCGAGCTCTACGCCGTCAACCACAGCGGCGGGCAGCCGGTGGAGATCAGCGCAGACACGGAATCCCTGCTGACCTTCGCGCTGGATATGGCAAAGCAGACTGACGGCGCTCTGGACCCCACCATCTATCCGGTGCTGACCGCCTGGGGCTTTACCACCGGGGAGCGGCAAGTGCCTGCCCAGGAACAGCTGGATGAGCTGCTCCCCCTGGTGGACCATGAGAACGTCCTAATTTCGGACGGCGCTGTGACCCTCCCAGCGGGGATGGCCCTGGACCTGGGGGCGGTGACCAAGGGCTACACCGGCGACCGGGTGGCGGAACTACTGCGCCAGCGCGGGATCCGTTCGGCCCTGATCAGTCTGGGCGGCAATGTCCAGGTCGTCGGGGGGAAACCGGATGGGACATCCTGGCGGGTGGGGGTCCGCGATCCCTTTTCGGAGGGAAATCTGGGAGTCCTGTCCCTGCGGGACGAGGCGGCTGTGACCTCCGGAGGCTATCAGAATTACTTCTACGGCGAGGATGGCCGGGTCTACTGGCACATTCTCGACCCAAAGACCGGATGCCCTGCCCGGTCGGGCTTGGCCTCCGTCACCGTGGTCGCCTCCAGGGGCGCCCTGTGCGACGCCCTCTCCACGGTCCTCTTTGTTATGGGCCTGGAGGATGGGCTGGACTACTGGCGCGCCAGCCGGGCGTTTGAGGCGGTCTTTGTGACCGAGGAGTGGCAAATCTATCTGACATCCGGCCTGGCGGACCGCTTTGCCGCAAATACGGACATGGCTGCGGAAATTGTGGAGCCATGA